The region CGTCGAACGGGTCGAGCTTGATGTCCCGGTCGGTGTCGCTCAGGTCCTTGATGTGGCCGTAGACACCGGTCAGGCCGTTGGCCAGGGCGAGGTTTTCGTAGAGGCGAATGTTCACGCTGTTACGAATCCGGATGCCGTGGCGCTTGTTGCTGATCACCTTGTTGCCCCACAACAGGTTGTCGCCACTCTCGTAGAGGGTGATGCCGTCGGTGTGGTTCTTGTAGATCTCGTTGTAGGCGATCAGGTTGTTCACGCTGTTACGGTCGATCACCAGCCCCGAAAGGTGGTTGTCGTAGCTGCGGTTGTTGAAGATGAAGCTGTTGTTGACCTCGCGGGAAATGATGATCCCGTGCTTCTTCTTGGTCCCGTGAACGGTGTTGTCGGCAATGATCAAACCGTGGGAACGGTCATGCGGGTCAATGCCGTAGACGATGTTGTCTTTGTAGGTGTTGCCCTTGACCACGAAGTCGCGGGTTTCGTAGCAGTAGAAGCCGTACCACATGTCCGAGAACTCGGAGCCGACGATCCAGCCAGTCGGTTCAGGACGCTTGAGCACCTTGGCCATGTTCGGCGTGTATTGGGAAATACTCACGCCGTAGGACTTACTGTTGGCGTAGCCGAAACTGGCGATCTTGCTGTTGGCGATGTAGGTTTCGGTGCCGCCCCAGGACAGCAGGAACGGACGGAATTCCTTCGGCGTCTTGAACAGCGCCGGGCCATTGTTTTTCTCGCTCCACCCAGTGATTTTGGTATCACGCACAAACAACTGGCCGTCGTTGACCAAGAACGATCCGGCCTCTTGGGACAGGCGCAATTCCTGGGTTTGCTTATCGATTTCGAGGATGCCCTTGCGGCCGACCACGATCGGCAACTTCGCCAGGAACACACCCGGCGAGGTTTCGCTGAAATACTTCGGCTCTTTCTTGGCCAGGTCCTTGAGGTTCATGTAACCGTCGTCGACGAAGATCGCCTGCGGGATGCCGTGCTGACGCACCACCCACTCGGCCATCTTGTTGTCGCCGCCGATGAAGTCCTTCAAGGCGTCTTCTTGCATCATCCGGCGCACGCTGATCTTGCCCGGTTTGGTGCGGACGATTTTTGCGGCAATGGCCTCCGCGGTGTAGCCGGACAGGTCTGGCAGTTTCGGTGCGGCCAGGTCCAGCGGCGCGGTCGGTGCGCTGCTGACGGTGTAGGTCTTGGCTTGCTGCAAGCCCTTGGCCAGGGTCGCCGGTTGGCCTTTTTGCAAAGGCGCAGCCGGTTCCGCATTGGCGAAGGCCACCGAGCTGGCCAGCAACATCGCGCCGGCCAGCAAGGTGATCGAGCCTCTCTTCGGATGGGTCATGTCGGGGACTCCCTTCGCGGTTCGCATCAGAAGCGCCAGATCACGTCGATGAACGCGCGGTGCATGTACGAATCAACTTGTTTGCCATAGGCATCGCCGGGCTTGAACACGCCGCCGCGGAAACGCACCAGGGCCGAAGGCTCATCGATCGACTGGCTCAAAGCGGCGGGCAACAGCCCTTGCTTGAAGTACTTGGTGACCACCAGGTCCATTTCCTGACCGAGGTCTTTGTTGCCATCTTCCAAAGGCAGCGAGGTGCTGGAGAGGATCGCTCCGGTGGCGTCGTCGGTGTTGTTCTGGACGGCGTTGATGCCGTTGCTGCCCACCGGTTTGTTGCCGTCCACGCGCCAGAACTTGTGGTAGATCAGGCTGGCGTCGTATTCGTCGTTGAGCATCCACGAACCGAACAGGGTTGCGGTTTGCATGTTGTTCATTTCGCCACGGAAGGCTTCGCCGAAACGGTGAACCCGCGAGCGAGTACCGGTGTAGTTCGAGCGGTTGCTTTCCAGGCCGTTCTGTTCGTAATCGGCGCTGGCGCGGGCATACGCTGCACCGACTTGCCATTGCGGATCGAGGCGCAGGCGCACGCCGATATCGGTGGCCCAGCCATTGAGGTCTTCACCACGCTTGGCTTCGGCCGGGCGGGTGCCATCGGCGTTGAGCGCGTTGACCGTGTCGGTGTCGCCGCTCATGCCGGTGATGCTGCCCCAGTAATTAACCGTATTGGTGTTGCG is a window of Pseudomonas sp. 10S4 DNA encoding:
- the algG gene encoding mannuronan 5-epimerase AlgG, which gives rise to MTHPKRGSITLLAGAMLLASSVAFANAEPAAPLQKGQPATLAKGLQQAKTYTVSSAPTAPLDLAAPKLPDLSGYTAEAIAAKIVRTKPGKISVRRMMQEDALKDFIGGDNKMAEWVVRQHGIPQAIFVDDGYMNLKDLAKKEPKYFSETSPGVFLAKLPIVVGRKGILEIDKQTQELRLSQEAGSFLVNDGQLFVRDTKITGWSEKNNGPALFKTPKEFRPFLLSWGGTETYIANSKIASFGYANSKSYGVSISQYTPNMAKVLKRPEPTGWIVGSEFSDMWYGFYCYETRDFVVKGNTYKDNIVYGIDPHDRSHGLIIADNTVHGTKKKHGIIISREVNNSFIFNNRSYDNHLSGLVIDRNSVNNLIAYNEIYKNHTDGITLYESGDNLLWGNKVISNKRHGIRIRNSVNIRLYENLALANGLTGVYGHIKDLSDTDRDIKLDPFDAQVSLIVVGGELAGNGSGPLSIDSPLSVELYRVSMLAPTKSSGISFNGILGDRQDEILDLLVRQQKAVLIDPVERQTEMRD